From the Pseudomonadota bacterium genome, the window AGTAATAAAAGAACTTAACCTTCCGGAGGATACACCAAAAATCATTCTTATAAAGGGCAACCACGCGAAAGAAGGCTATATCCTCCAGGATGGGGATGTGGTAAGCATATTTCCGCCAATGGGTGGAGGATAAGCTTCAATAACCAGATAAATTCCAATAACCAATTTTTCAAGCTCCAAATAAATATCAATAACCAATAACCAAACAACAATAACCAAACAAATTCTAAGTGTGTAACTTGAGATTTGGTCATTGGTAATTTTATATGTGGTTATTGTCTTTTTGTCTGGAATTTGTAATTTGGTAGTTAGTTATTACTTTATACCTTGATCGCCCCTTCAGGACACATCTCCTGGCAGCAATAACACCGGATGCATTTTTTATAATCGAATAATGGTACTTCTTCAGAAAAGGTGAGCGCATCTGCAGGGCAGACATCTATACATATACCGCAGCCCTTACACATGCCTTTATCCAGTTTCGGTTTCTTGACAAACATGTTTCTCAAAATGTTCTTCGCAAATACAGGGAGGTTCCAATCAGCATCCACCGTCTTAGGCATCTGAAAGTCGCTTATTACAATGGGCATTCCATAGGCTACAATTTCATAACCCTTTATTAATTCCTTACTTTTTGCCTTTAAACTTACGGGTAATGGCGATGGTAAACCTATCAGTCCCTCGACACAATAATCAAGAATGAGTGCATCCCTGGATATGGCAACAACACCAAAGTTTCTTGCCCTGCCGCTTGAGGGCCCATCTCCATCCATCCCGATGATTCCATCTAAGATTGTTACCTCAGGCTTGACAATACTATGGATATCTATGAGTATTGAGGCAAAAAGCATTCTGTCCCTGCCTGCCCTGAGGTGCCACTTTGCCTTATCAAAGGAATGGATAAACCCAAAGGTGTTTTTCACTCCAAGGGTCAATCCCATCATCCCGTGGGTTTTTAGCTTTGGGAGGTTTATAACGACATCGTAGTGGTTTGGATCCTCACCGAATACGAATTCTTTATAAGGAGAAATGCCATGCCATTTCTTAATGATTTTTTTATCAAAATGTGAAACCTTTAAGCCAGTACCTTCAACTATGTCCATAATGCCAGAATTTTTCAAGGCCTTTTCAGTTGATTCGTATCCAGGGCTATCCCCTATATACACATCGCAGGAATAGTCTAATAATATTTCAGCCAGTGCCCTTATAAACTCGGGATGGGTATTTACTGCCTTTTCGGGTGGTTTGCCACTTAAAAGATTTGGTTTCAGCAGAACCCTTGAGTGGTCTACATTAAAATTTATTTCTTCAAAACCTTTATGAAGAAACTCCTTAAGCTTACCAGCTTCATACGTATCACATTTGCCTATTACAACCCTTTCCAATGCATCACTCTTTATTAAAATTTGCCTCGAGAAATTTCACGCATATACTGCCGTCCTTGCCTTCCCAGCATATCCTGCTCTCGTCAGCTCCTATCTTATATATAACCCTGTAATTATCTCTCTGGACATAACCCTCCGGCATCCTTTTTTCGTAGCCCTTCATCGCTATATCACCGATAAATTCGTCAAGCTTTATATCGAACCTCTCCTCAAACCCCTTTTCATCAGTAATCCTTTCATCCTTAGTGACCAGTATAAAATACCTTCTATCCCGCTTTATATAGACAACGGTATCACCAAATGGGCCATAAACCTCTATGAGGAGCTTATGGGGGTACTCCATTTTAAGAGACATTGAACCCGAATACTTCATGTCTTTCCACGACATATCCAGTTCGCACAGGGCTTCCAGATATTCAATACTATCAGGCCATGTAATATGGGAGATCTTACGGGGGAAAAGTGCGCAGGCTGAAAGAAAAAATAAAATGCCTGTACACAGTATTATGCCTTTTTTCACCTTTTCTTTTCTTCAAGACTCTTTATTTTCATCTCAAGAATCTTTTTCTTATCCTCTTTCTTTTCTAATTTTATGGATTTCTCAAAATAATCAATAGCCTTATCATATTCCTTCAGGCTCACATACACATCGCCTAAATGTTCAGCAATAGTGGGGTCATCGGGCAAAGACTGATGGGCCCTCAATATCTCAGTCAGGGCATTCACATAATCACCCTTTTTATAGTACACCCAGCCAATGCTGTCTATAATGTATCCGTCATCGGGTCTTTTCATAAGTGCCTTTTTTATCATTTCCTCTGCCTTATCGAGGTTAATGCCTTTTTCTGCCCATGTATAGCCGATAAAATTGAGGGCATTTACGTATTCAGGGTCAATGCTCAGCACTTCCTCCATATGCTGGAGCGCACGCTCGGTATCCCCATTTTTTTCATACAGCATGCCTATCTGATAGAGGAGATCCACATTTTCCGGAGTCAATACCTTTGCCTTTTCTAATACCTCAATGCCGCTTTTGTAATCCATCTTCTCCTCGTAGAGCATTGAGAGCATTATGTATATTTCTATATTATCCTTTTTCTCCTCAAGGTAACCTTTAATCTTATCTATTCCCTCATCTATTAACCCTGATTTTATATAAAGTAGTGTCAGGTTCCTGATTGCATTCTGGAACTCTTCTGATTTGGGGTCTATCTTGAGAAACTCATCTATGGCCTTTCTCGTTTCCCCCTTTTCCTTCCAGGCCATGGCTAAATACAACCTCACTGTGTTATTTTTGGGCTTCGATGAGAGTAAGATATTAAATTCTCTAATTGCCTCTTCATATCGCCCTTCTTCAAGATGCAGAAGTCCTATTTTTATCCTTATCGAAAGGTCTTCCCTGTCTATATCTGATAGCTTTTCAAACTCGTGAATTGCCCTGTTGTAATCCTTTTTCTTGATAAAAATGTTTGCAATCCTTGACCTTGCCTTTTTATTCGCTGGGTCTATATTGACTATCTTTTGATAATATCCTATCGCCTTGTCAAAATCGCCTTCAATTTCGTATATTGTGCCAAGGTCTAAAAGGGCGGGTTCAAAATTGGGTTTTAAATCAACAACCTTCATGTAATACTTTTTTGCTTCACCATAGTTTTTCAATTCAGCATTCAACCTGCCTGAATAGTAAAGGGCTATTATGTTTTCATCGTCATACCCTAAAATCTTTTCATAAATCCCGGTAGCCTTCATGTAGTTCTTTTCAGCAACGGATATCGAACCAAGAAACAGATATGCCTCGGTGTCCTCTTCGTTCATTTCAATGCATCTCTCGTACAATGTTCTTGCTTCTTTTAGCTTGCCCTCGGTGGAATATAAACCACCGAGCAGGATCAGGGCGCTGCGATTTTTCGGGTCTATATCGATTGCTTCTTTTAAAAGTTCTCTTGCCTTTTCAAACTCACCTTTTCTAATATATGAAAGGGAAAGTTCACTTCTTATATAGGATGAGTCCGGGTTGTAGTGAAGTGCCGATTTATAATACTCGATGGCACCATCAGATTTACCCTGAACTTCACTTCTATAACCTTTCAAAAAAAGAAGAATGGATGAAGAGTAGTCACCCCCGAAGAGTGGAAGAGGGATAAGGG encodes:
- a CDS encoding DUF362 domain-containing protein — translated: MERVVIGKCDTYEAGKLKEFLHKGFEEINFNVDHSRVLLKPNLLSGKPPEKAVNTHPEFIRALAEILLDYSCDVYIGDSPGYESTEKALKNSGIMDIVEGTGLKVSHFDKKIIKKWHGISPYKEFVFGEDPNHYDVVINLPKLKTHGMMGLTLGVKNTFGFIHSFDKAKWHLRAGRDRMLFASILIDIHSIVKPEVTILDGIIGMDGDGPSSGRARNFGVVAISRDALILDYCVEGLIGLPSPLPVSLKAKSKELIKGYEIVAYGMPIVISDFQMPKTVDADWNLPVFAKNILRNMFVKKPKLDKGMCKGCGICIDVCPADALTFSEEVPLFDYKKCIRCYCCQEMCPEGAIKV
- a CDS encoding tetratricopeptide repeat protein translates to MKRLVLFILIALIPLPLFGGDYSSSILLFLKGYRSEVQGKSDGAIEYYKSALHYNPDSSYIRSELSLSYIRKGEFEKARELLKEAIDIDPKNRSALILLGGLYSTEGKLKEARTLYERCIEMNEEDTEAYLFLGSISVAEKNYMKATGIYEKILGYDDENIIALYYSGRLNAELKNYGEAKKYYMKVVDLKPNFEPALLDLGTIYEIEGDFDKAIGYYQKIVNIDPANKKARSRIANIFIKKKDYNRAIHEFEKLSDIDREDLSIRIKIGLLHLEEGRYEEAIREFNILLSSKPKNNTVRLYLAMAWKEKGETRKAIDEFLKIDPKSEEFQNAIRNLTLLYIKSGLIDEGIDKIKGYLEEKKDNIEIYIMLSMLYEEKMDYKSGIEVLEKAKVLTPENVDLLYQIGMLYEKNGDTERALQHMEEVLSIDPEYVNALNFIGYTWAEKGINLDKAEEMIKKALMKRPDDGYIIDSIGWVYYKKGDYVNALTEILRAHQSLPDDPTIAEHLGDVYVSLKEYDKAIDYFEKSIKLEKKEDKKKILEMKIKSLEEKKR